A part of Pieris napi chromosome 9, ilPieNapi1.2, whole genome shotgun sequence genomic DNA contains:
- the LOC125052361 gene encoding actin-related protein 2 isoform X2, whose amino-acid sequence MDDQGRKVIVCDNGTGFVKCGYAGSNFPAFIFPSMVGRPIIRAENKIGEIDVKDVCIGDLMVGDEASQLRSMLEVSYPMENGVVRNWEDMCHVWDYTFGPSKMNVDPKETKILLTEPPMNPTKNREKMIEVMFEKYGFDSAYIAIQAVLTLYAQGLISGVVVDSGDGVTHICPVYEEFALPHLTRRLDIAGRDITRYLIKLLLLRGYAFNHSADFETVRMMKEKLCYIGYNVEQEQRLAWETTVLVEPYVLPDGRVIKVGGERFEAPEALFQPHLINVEGQGIAELVFNTIQAADIDMRNELYKHIVLSGGSTMYPGLPSRLEREIKQLYLERVLKNDCDKLAKFKIRIEDPPRRKDMVFIGGAVLAEVCKNRDNFWLTNQEYKEQGLSCLRKLGPRAS is encoded by the exons ATGGATGACCAAGGAAGGAAAGTCATTGTCTGTGACAATGGCACTGGT TTCGTCAAATGTGGATATGCAGGCAGCAACTTTCCTGCGTTTATTTTCCCGTCGATGGTGGGCAGGCCGATCATCAGAGCAGAAAACAAAATCGGTGAAATCGATGTCAAG gATGTTTGTATCGGA GACTTAATGGTTGGTGATGAGGCATCTCAGCTCAGGTCAATGTTGGAAGTCAGCTATCCTATGGAAAATGGG GTGGTACGCAATTGGGAAGATATGTGTCACGTATGGGACTACACATTTGGGCCAAGTAAAATGAATGTTGATCCAAAGGAAACTAAGATTTTGCTCACGGAACCACCCATGAACCCCACCAAGAATAGGGAGAAAATGATTGAG gtGATGTTTGAGAAATATGGATTTGACAGTGCGTACATAGCAATCCAAGCTGTACTGACATTGTATGCGCAGGGATTGATCTCTGGGGTTGTAGTTGACTCAG GTGATGGTGTGACTCACATTTGTCCCGTGTATGAAGAGTTTGCTCTTCCTCACCTCACTCGTCGATTAGATATCGCTGGTAGAGATATCACTAGATACCTTATTAAG TTACTCCTGCTCCGTGGCTATGCGTTTAACCACTCAGCTGACTTTGAAACAGTCCGGATGATGAAGGAGAAGCTCTGTTACATCGGATACAATGTGGAACAGGAGCAAAGACTGGCCTGGGAGACCACTGTGCTGGTGGAACCTTATGTG CTTCCTGATGGGAGAGTGATCAAAGTCGGTGGTGAGAGGTTCGAGGCCCCGGAAGCTTTGTTTCAGCCTCATCTGATTAATGTGGAAGGGCAGGGCATTGCTGAACTGGTTTTTAATACCATACAG GCCGCCGACATAGACATGAGAAACGAGTTATACAAGCACATAGTGTTATCCGGGGGCTCCACGATGTACCCAGGGCTGCCTTCCCGGCTCGAGAGGGAAATCAAGCAGCTCTATCTCGAACGAGTGCTGAAAAATGACTGCGACAAATTGGCC AAATTCAAGATACGCATAGAAGATCCTCCGCGACGCAAAGACATGGTGTTCATAGGTGGCGCTGTGTTGGCTGAAGTCTGTAAGAACAGGGATAACTTCTGGCTCACAAACCAGGAATATAAGGAACAG gGTTTGTCGTGTCTGCGAAAGCTGGGCCCACGAGCGAGTTAA
- the LOC125052361 gene encoding actin-related protein 2 isoform X1 — protein MDDQGRKVIVCDNGTGFVKCGYAGSNFPAFIFPSMVGRPIIRAENKIGEIDVKTFDPEVVQDLMVGDEASQLRSMLEVSYPMENGVVRNWEDMCHVWDYTFGPSKMNVDPKETKILLTEPPMNPTKNREKMIEVMFEKYGFDSAYIAIQAVLTLYAQGLISGVVVDSGDGVTHICPVYEEFALPHLTRRLDIAGRDITRYLIKLLLLRGYAFNHSADFETVRMMKEKLCYIGYNVEQEQRLAWETTVLVEPYVLPDGRVIKVGGERFEAPEALFQPHLINVEGQGIAELVFNTIQAADIDMRNELYKHIVLSGGSTMYPGLPSRLEREIKQLYLERVLKNDCDKLAKFKIRIEDPPRRKDMVFIGGAVLAEVCKNRDNFWLTNQEYKEQGLSCLRKLGPRAS, from the exons ATGGATGACCAAGGAAGGAAAGTCATTGTCTGTGACAATGGCACTGGT TTCGTCAAATGTGGATATGCAGGCAGCAACTTTCCTGCGTTTATTTTCCCGTCGATGGTGGGCAGGCCGATCATCAGAGCAGAAAACAAAATCGGTGAAATCGATGTCAAG ACGTTTGACCCTGAAGTTGTGCAG GACTTAATGGTTGGTGATGAGGCATCTCAGCTCAGGTCAATGTTGGAAGTCAGCTATCCTATGGAAAATGGG GTGGTACGCAATTGGGAAGATATGTGTCACGTATGGGACTACACATTTGGGCCAAGTAAAATGAATGTTGATCCAAAGGAAACTAAGATTTTGCTCACGGAACCACCCATGAACCCCACCAAGAATAGGGAGAAAATGATTGAG gtGATGTTTGAGAAATATGGATTTGACAGTGCGTACATAGCAATCCAAGCTGTACTGACATTGTATGCGCAGGGATTGATCTCTGGGGTTGTAGTTGACTCAG GTGATGGTGTGACTCACATTTGTCCCGTGTATGAAGAGTTTGCTCTTCCTCACCTCACTCGTCGATTAGATATCGCTGGTAGAGATATCACTAGATACCTTATTAAG TTACTCCTGCTCCGTGGCTATGCGTTTAACCACTCAGCTGACTTTGAAACAGTCCGGATGATGAAGGAGAAGCTCTGTTACATCGGATACAATGTGGAACAGGAGCAAAGACTGGCCTGGGAGACCACTGTGCTGGTGGAACCTTATGTG CTTCCTGATGGGAGAGTGATCAAAGTCGGTGGTGAGAGGTTCGAGGCCCCGGAAGCTTTGTTTCAGCCTCATCTGATTAATGTGGAAGGGCAGGGCATTGCTGAACTGGTTTTTAATACCATACAG GCCGCCGACATAGACATGAGAAACGAGTTATACAAGCACATAGTGTTATCCGGGGGCTCCACGATGTACCCAGGGCTGCCTTCCCGGCTCGAGAGGGAAATCAAGCAGCTCTATCTCGAACGAGTGCTGAAAAATGACTGCGACAAATTGGCC AAATTCAAGATACGCATAGAAGATCCTCCGCGACGCAAAGACATGGTGTTCATAGGTGGCGCTGTGTTGGCTGAAGTCTGTAAGAACAGGGATAACTTCTGGCTCACAAACCAGGAATATAAGGAACAG gGTTTGTCGTGTCTGCGAAAGCTGGGCCCACGAGCGAGTTAA
- the LOC125052361 gene encoding actin-related protein 2 isoform X3 codes for MDDQGRKVIVCDNGTGFVKCGYAGSNFPAFIFPSMVGRPIIRAENKIGEIDVKDLMVGDEASQLRSMLEVSYPMENGVVRNWEDMCHVWDYTFGPSKMNVDPKETKILLTEPPMNPTKNREKMIEVMFEKYGFDSAYIAIQAVLTLYAQGLISGVVVDSGDGVTHICPVYEEFALPHLTRRLDIAGRDITRYLIKLLLLRGYAFNHSADFETVRMMKEKLCYIGYNVEQEQRLAWETTVLVEPYVLPDGRVIKVGGERFEAPEALFQPHLINVEGQGIAELVFNTIQAADIDMRNELYKHIVLSGGSTMYPGLPSRLEREIKQLYLERVLKNDCDKLAKFKIRIEDPPRRKDMVFIGGAVLAEVCKNRDNFWLTNQEYKEQGLSCLRKLGPRAS; via the exons ATGGATGACCAAGGAAGGAAAGTCATTGTCTGTGACAATGGCACTGGT TTCGTCAAATGTGGATATGCAGGCAGCAACTTTCCTGCGTTTATTTTCCCGTCGATGGTGGGCAGGCCGATCATCAGAGCAGAAAACAAAATCGGTGAAATCGATGTCAAG GACTTAATGGTTGGTGATGAGGCATCTCAGCTCAGGTCAATGTTGGAAGTCAGCTATCCTATGGAAAATGGG GTGGTACGCAATTGGGAAGATATGTGTCACGTATGGGACTACACATTTGGGCCAAGTAAAATGAATGTTGATCCAAAGGAAACTAAGATTTTGCTCACGGAACCACCCATGAACCCCACCAAGAATAGGGAGAAAATGATTGAG gtGATGTTTGAGAAATATGGATTTGACAGTGCGTACATAGCAATCCAAGCTGTACTGACATTGTATGCGCAGGGATTGATCTCTGGGGTTGTAGTTGACTCAG GTGATGGTGTGACTCACATTTGTCCCGTGTATGAAGAGTTTGCTCTTCCTCACCTCACTCGTCGATTAGATATCGCTGGTAGAGATATCACTAGATACCTTATTAAG TTACTCCTGCTCCGTGGCTATGCGTTTAACCACTCAGCTGACTTTGAAACAGTCCGGATGATGAAGGAGAAGCTCTGTTACATCGGATACAATGTGGAACAGGAGCAAAGACTGGCCTGGGAGACCACTGTGCTGGTGGAACCTTATGTG CTTCCTGATGGGAGAGTGATCAAAGTCGGTGGTGAGAGGTTCGAGGCCCCGGAAGCTTTGTTTCAGCCTCATCTGATTAATGTGGAAGGGCAGGGCATTGCTGAACTGGTTTTTAATACCATACAG GCCGCCGACATAGACATGAGAAACGAGTTATACAAGCACATAGTGTTATCCGGGGGCTCCACGATGTACCCAGGGCTGCCTTCCCGGCTCGAGAGGGAAATCAAGCAGCTCTATCTCGAACGAGTGCTGAAAAATGACTGCGACAAATTGGCC AAATTCAAGATACGCATAGAAGATCCTCCGCGACGCAAAGACATGGTGTTCATAGGTGGCGCTGTGTTGGCTGAAGTCTGTAAGAACAGGGATAACTTCTGGCTCACAAACCAGGAATATAAGGAACAG gGTTTGTCGTGTCTGCGAAAGCTGGGCCCACGAGCGAGTTAA